In Caldisalinibacter kiritimatiensis, the genomic stretch TTAAATAAATAAAATGCAGTATTTATGCGAGTTGTAGAGTTCTGCAACGAGCTAATAAAAGGTTCAAAAGGAGGGTTATTAGTGGATATAAGTTTAGAGAAAATTGATATTATTAGGGAACGTACAGGGGTTAGCTATAAAACAGCTAAAGAAGCACTTGAACTAAACGATGGGAATGTTGTAGATGCATTGATTTACTTAGAAGAGAATCAAAAATCTTGGACCGAAAACATAACTAACAAGAGTGATGAAGTAATAGAAGCTTTAAAAGAAGCCCTTAGGAAAGGAAATGTAACTAAAATTACTGTCAAAAAAGACGGAGAAGTATTAATGAATATTCCAGTTACTGCAGGAGCTATAGGAGCTATTTTATCACCACCAGTTACAGCAGTAGGAGTAACAGCAGCATTGTTATCAAAATGTACAATAGAAATAGTAAAAGAAAATGGAGAAGTTGTTAACATTAATGAAATGGCAGGGAAAACTGTGGATAAAGTAAGAAAAACCGTAAGAATGGATAATAATAAAACTAATGATAGTTACAATCAGCAAAGTAATCAAGAAAGTAATAACGAATAATATTGACAACTGAATAATAATTTGTTAAATTATGTGTAGTATAACCTATTA encodes the following:
- a CDS encoding DUF4342 domain-containing protein: MDISLEKIDIIRERTGVSYKTAKEALELNDGNVVDALIYLEENQKSWTENITNKSDEVIEALKEALRKGNVTKITVKKDGEVLMNIPVTAGAIGAILSPPVTAVGVTAALLSKCTIEIVKENGEVVNINEMAGKTVDKVRKTVRMDNNKTNDSYNQQSNQESNNE